The Coregonus clupeaformis isolate EN_2021a chromosome 13, ASM2061545v1, whole genome shotgun sequence genome includes a region encoding these proteins:
- the LOC121579616 gene encoding ras-related protein Rab-1A: MNPEYDYLFKLLLIGDSGVGKSCLLLRFADDTYTESYISTIGVDFKIRTIELDGKTIKLQIWDTAGQERFRTITSSYYRGAHGIIIVYDVTDQESYNNIKQWLQEIDRYASENVNKLLVGNKCDLTTKKVVDYTTAKEFADSLSIPFLETSAKNATNVEQSFMTMAAEIKKRMGPGATAGGDKPNLKIDSTPVRQSGGGCC; encoded by the exons ATGAATCCTGAATA TGACTACCTGTTCAAGCTGCTTCTGATTGGCGATTCAGGGGTGGGCAAGTCTTGCCTCCTGCTTCGATTTGCG GATGACACCTACACGGAAAGTTACATAAGCACCATCGGCGTGGACTTCAAAATCCGAACTATTGAATTGGACGGCAAGACTATCAAACTACAGATT TGGGACACTGCTGGTCAGGAGCGGTTTCGCACCATCACCTCCAGCTATTACAGAGGAGCCCATGGTATCATCATTGTTTATGATGTAACAGATCAG GAGTCTTACAACAATATAAAGCAGTGGCTGCAGGAAATCGACCGCTATGCCAGCGAAAATGTCAACAAGCTGCTGGTGGGTAACAAGTGTGACCTCACCACCAAGAAAGTTGTAGACTACACAACAGCCAAG GAATTTGCTGACTCCCTATCCATCCCCTTCCTCGAGACCAGTGCTAAGAACGCAACCAACGTGGAGCAATCCTTCATGACCATGGCGGCCGAGATTAAGAAGCGCATGGGGCCCGGGGCCACGGCAGGAGGTGACAAGCCCAACCTGAAGATTGACAGCACCCCAGTAAGGCAGTCTGGGGGAGGATGCTGTTAG